CACGAAATTTTGTTCGTTTATAAAGACGATGAGTTTGAACTCGGCAGTAAAGTGAGTTTGGGTATCAATATATTTGTCCTGCTTTTGCTTTTCGCGTCAATCTATCCTAATGTCAAAAAGTTAATTGATAAGCATAAAAGTTAAAAGTGAAGATTTTAATTTTAGCACATAAAATGCCATATCCACCAAGAGATGGTGGAAGTGTTGTGACTTTAAATTATGCAAAAGCTTTTGCAAAACTCGGACACGATGTGACAATCCTTGCGATGCAAACCTATAAAAGAAAATTTAACATTGAAAACATCCCTAACGACCTTAAGAAAGCGATAACCTTTTACGCTGAATACGTAGATACCAAAATTAAGCCAATACCATTCGTTGTAAATCTTTTCAGCAAGAAATCTTATCACATTTGGAGATATGGCTCTTCAAGAAAATTTGCAAAGAAGTTGATTGAAATTCTTAAATCAAAAAAATTTGATATCGTTCAGCTTGAGGGTCTATATCTTGATCCTTATCTTGAACTTATAAGAAAGCATTCAAATGCAAAGGTTGTGATGCGCGCGCATAATGTTGAGCATGAGATACTTGAAAAGTATGCAAAGTTTGAAAGATCCCTATTGAAAAGGGTTTGGCTTGAAATTCAAGCTAAAAGATTAAAGAAATATGAGATGAATCGTTTAAAACTTTATGATGCCATTGTTCCGATTTCAAATAAAGATGCCGAAAAACTTTCTCGGGTTCGTATTCCTTTGTTTGTCTCAGATGGTGTGATTGATTTAGATGATAAAGGAGTTGACATTTCAAGCATTGAATTTCCTTCTCTTTTCTATATCGGCGCCCTTGATTGGTTTCCAAATCAGCAAGGACTTGAATGGTTTTTTGAAAATGTGTGGGATGAGATAATTTTAAAAAAGCCAGATTTGAAATTTTATCTTGCGGGTAGAAACCCAGATGCTTGGGATTTTATAAAGAGGAAAAAGTTAAAAAATGTCATAACACTTGGTGAAGTTGAGGACGCATATGAATTTATGAAATCAAAATCTATAATGATCGTACCACTTTTTGCCGGAAGCGGTATAAGGGTAAAGATAATTGAAGCGATGGCGCTTGGAAAAGTCGTAATATCAACAAGCATAGGTGCAGAGGGAATTGAGTGTGAAGACGGGGAGAATATCTTGATAGCTAATACGAAGGAGGAGTTCGTTGAGAGGATTCTAAGATGTGTTGACAATTTTGAGCTTTGCAAAAATATAGGCGAAAAAGCCAGTAAACTTGCAAGGAAAAGATACAATGTGGGTGAAAAAGCAGAAGAATTAATTGAGTTTTACGAGGCAATAAAAAAATAAAAAGGCGTTTATCTATGGCACAATTAAACTATAGCGAAAGGTTAAAATGGATTGAAAAATTAAATGAAGATGTTAGCAAATTCAGGATGGGTAAAATTAAAAAGTTTTTGAAGTATCCATTGTGGACGATAAAAACATCAATTATTTCAAGGTTTCTACATAATGTCTTGAAAGATCGTGTGTGTATTCACTCAAAAGTTAAGTTATTTTTTGGCGAATATATGTATTTAACTTTTCCGCCGTATTACGATATAAAATTTCATGGTTCTTATGTTAGCTCGGATTCAGAGGTTAGAATGACAAAGTATTTAATTAAGGTTCTTAAAGAGGGTGACATATTCTTTGACATCGGAGCAAATCAAGGATATTATTCTATTTTAGCTTCAACATTAGTGGGGAATTCTGGGAAGGTGTATTCATTTGAGCCAGACCCTCAAAATATTATGTTGTTAGTGAGGAATAAGAGAAGCAATGTTGTGATTGTCGAAAAAGCGGTGAGCAATTCTTTGGGTGAGTTTGAATTTTACTCTGTCGTTGGAATTCCAATCCTTTCTTCCTTTGAGCTTAACTATGTATCAAAATATCGTCATAGAAAAATTAAAGTTGAAGGAATTACTCTTGATTCCTTTTGTGCCTCTGAAGGAATAGTACCAAATTATATCAAAATCGATGTGGAAGGAGCGGAAGAAAAGGTATTAATTGGTGCAAGCAAGCTCCTTAAAGAGCATTCACCTATAGTTCTATTGGAGGTTTGGTTTAAACCTTTCACTGAAAATTACGAGAGATCTATTGACATTTTAAATTCATATGGGTATAAGATGTTCGCTATAGATGACGAGGGAGGACTTAACAAAATTCAAAGCTTGATTCAATATTTTGACTACCTTGGCGATAAATTTAACCATCTACCATTCACCGGAGATTTTTTTGATAACATATGCTTCGTTAAAACATGAAAACTATCAAGGTTTCAATTATAATCCCAACTTATAACTGCTCAAGCTTATTAGAAAGAGCAATAAAAAGTGTTCTCGCACAAACATATGAGAACTGGGAGTTAATCATTGTTGATGATGGCTCAACGGATGGTACGAAAGATCTAGTTGCTAATTTCCGAAAAATTGAACCGAGAATTAAATATATCTGGCAAAATAATTCTGGAGCCCCAGCCAGACCAAGAAATACAGGCATAAAAAGTGCCTCAGGTGAATACATTGCTTTTCTTGATCATGATGATGAATGGCTTCCAAATAAATTAGAAAAACAAGTAGCGTTGTTGGAAAATTCACCTGAAATTGCTTTTGTATCTTGCAATGTCATCGTAGTTTCTCCAAAAAGAAGTGAATTTATTTCTTCGCCAAAATATAAAGGTGAAAATTTTTTAAAAAAAATGTTAGAAAAGAATTTGATATTAACTGCAAGTTCGGTTGTTGTGAGGAGGGAGATTTTTGACAAAGTTGGCTTATTTGATGAGACGCTTAAGTTTGCTGATGATTGGGATATGTGGGTGAGAATTGCCTTAAAATATAAGTTTGATTACATTGATGAACCGCTGGTTAAATATTTCTGGCACGGTAAAAATAGAATAATAAAAACAAATATAAGCGAGCGAATTCAGGATTATGAGTATTTCATTTATAAACATTGGGTTCTTTTAGAAAGATTTCCTAAAGCAATGGATGTAAATCTTAGATACCTTGGTTTACTGAACATGCAAAATAGTAATATTCGGAAAGCTCGGCAGTATTTCCGTTTAGCTTTGACATATACTCCCTGGTCGGTGAGGACTCTCATTAATTTTGCTCTTTCATACTTTGGATCTGACATTTACGATTTTGCATTACGCTTTAAAAGGAGGGTTGAAAGCTTGGTTGATAGAAATAAATTGAGGTAGCCTTAATGGTGCACCTAACTTTGATTGCTACGTTCTTAAGGCAAAGGGGAGGCATAGAAAGGGAAAATGAAATGCTTCTAAATAAGTTGATCAATGATGACGAAATTGAGAAAATCACATTAATTTCCCCAGTTGGCTTTGACCAGATTAAAGATGAGTATCTTAAAAACAAAAAAGTTGAATTTCTCGTAAAGTTAAATTTCAGAAAAATTCCAACGGTTATTGAAATCGTAAATAATAGCGACATTTGCCTAATAACAAACGTCAGACCGACCGCAATCCCGGTTCATCTTTTTAAATCAAAAAGAGTCAAGACAGTTCAAGTCGTTCACGACATAATACCTTGGCTTTATCCTCGCTTTTTCCCTTTTATAAGTGGATTAACTTATAGAACCTTTAAACTTCTCATCAAAAATAAACCTGATCTTTACATCGTTCATTCAGAACATACGAAGAGTGATTTGGTAAGATACTGGGGGATAGACCCTAAAAAGATTGTTAAGGTTTGCTATGGAAGTTTTGTGAAGCCTGTTTTGCCCAGAGAGAATTTCGGAAGCAAAAAAATTTTATTTGTGAGCACGATAGAACCAAGGAAAGGTATTGATAAACTTCTTGATGCATTTTTAATTGTTAAAAAAGAAATACCCAAAGCGCAATTGATAATTGTCGGTAAAGTTGGGTGGAAAGCCAAACATATCTTTGAAAAAATTCACAAGTTCGTTGATCTAAAAATTGGTGTGGATTACCTTGGGTATATCTCTGATGAAGACCTCATGAAATTATATTCTGAAGTGGATGTCCTGGTGT
This genomic interval from Candidatus Thermokryptus mobilis contains the following:
- a CDS encoding glycosyltransferase, coding for MKTIKVSIIIPTYNCSSLLERAIKSVLAQTYENWELIIVDDGSTDGTKDLVANFRKIEPRIKYIWQNNSGAPARPRNTGIKSASGEYIAFLDHDDEWLPNKLEKQVALLENSPEIAFVSCNVIVVSPKRSEFISSPKYKGENFLKKMLEKNLILTASSVVVRREIFDKVGLFDETLKFADDWDMWVRIALKYKFDYIDEPLVKYFWHGKNRIIKTNISERIQDYEYFIYKHWVLLERFPKAMDVNLRYLGLLNMQNSNIRKARQYFRLALTYTPWSVRTLINFALSYFGSDIYDFALRFKRRVESLVDRNKLR
- a CDS encoding glycosyltransferase family 4 protein, which produces MIATFLRQRGGIERENEMLLNKLINDDEIEKITLISPVGFDQIKDEYLKNKKVEFLVKLNFRKIPTVIEIVNNSDICLITNVRPTAIPVHLFKSKRVKTVQVVHDIIPWLYPRFFPFISGLTYRTFKLLIKNKPDLYIVHSEHTKSDLVRYWGIDPKKIVKVCYGSFVKPVLPRENFGSKKILFVSTIEPRKGIDKLLDAFLIVKKEIPKAQLIIVGKVGWKAKHIFEKIHKFVDLKIGVDYLGYISDEDLMKLYSEVDVLVYPSVYEGFGVPPLEAMACGCPVAVSNVSSIPEVVGDAGVYFNPLDVNDIAGTLIRILKDDELKIEMSKRGIERAKMFNWDKCLDEFISVLKSLIKN
- a CDS encoding glycosyltransferase family 4 protein; translation: MPYPPRDGGSVVTLNYAKAFAKLGHDVTILAMQTYKRKFNIENIPNDLKKAITFYAEYVDTKIKPIPFVVNLFSKKSYHIWRYGSSRKFAKKLIEILKSKKFDIVQLEGLYLDPYLELIRKHSNAKVVMRAHNVEHEILEKYAKFERSLLKRVWLEIQAKRLKKYEMNRLKLYDAIVPISNKDAEKLSRVRIPLFVSDGVIDLDDKGVDISSIEFPSLFYIGALDWFPNQQGLEWFFENVWDEIILKKPDLKFYLAGRNPDAWDFIKRKKLKNVITLGEVEDAYEFMKSKSIMIVPLFAGSGIRVKIIEAMALGKVVISTSIGAEGIECEDGENILIANTKEEFVERILRCVDNFELCKNIGEKASKLARKRYNVGEKAEELIEFYEAIKK
- a CDS encoding FkbM family methyltransferase, producing MAQLNYSERLKWIEKLNEDVSKFRMGKIKKFLKYPLWTIKTSIISRFLHNVLKDRVCIHSKVKLFFGEYMYLTFPPYYDIKFHGSYVSSDSEVRMTKYLIKVLKEGDIFFDIGANQGYYSILASTLVGNSGKVYSFEPDPQNIMLLVRNKRSNVVIVEKAVSNSLGEFEFYSVVGIPILSSFELNYVSKYRHRKIKVEGITLDSFCASEGIVPNYIKIDVEGAEEKVLIGASKLLKEHSPIVLLEVWFKPFTENYERSIDILNSYGYKMFAIDDEGGLNKIQSLIQYFDYLGDKFNHLPFTGDFFDNICFVKT